In Quercus lobata isolate SW786 chromosome 12, ValleyOak3.0 Primary Assembly, whole genome shotgun sequence, a genomic segment contains:
- the LOC115972371 gene encoding flavin-containing monooxygenase FMO GS-OX-like 4 isoform X1: MPTTTIQMQCHLPIPQPPAPHPLTSRHVAVIGAGAAGLVTAIELRREGHSVVVFERGDQVGGTWVYTPKIESDPIGFDPARSKIHSSLYKSLRTNLPRECMGFRCYPFVAKDDPDRDPRRYPGHQEVLWYLQDFTREFRIDELVRFETEVVRVRLVEEEEEKWKIKSKQRSGKDETEIFDAVVICNGHYTEPRVAQIAGINEWPGKQMHSHNYRVPEPFRDQVVVLIGSSASAVDISRDIAGVAKEVHVAARSVEDEKSGDQSGYDNMWLHPMIESVHKDGTVFFQDGSFVHADIILHCTGYKYHFPFLETNGIVNVDDNRVGPLYKHVFPPALAPCLSFVGLPWKVVPFPMFELQSKWIAGVLSNRFALPTQEKMMEDVEAFYSSLEASGMPKRYTHNMGSSQFEYNNWLAAQCGCPAIEDWRVQMYNTSSKNRRAQPESYRDDWEDHHLVLQACEDFMKYTTHKISDRSAS; the protein is encoded by the exons ATGCCAACAACAACAATTCAAATGCAATGCCACCTCCCCATACCACAGCCACCTGCGCCCCACCCACTCACATCTCGCCACGTGGCCGTGATCGGTGCCGGCGCCGCAGGCCTAGTAACTGCCATAGAGCTCCGCCGCGAAGGCCACAGCGTGGTTGTTTTCGAACGAGGCGACCAGGTTGGCGGCACCTGGGTTTACACCCCGAAAATCGAATCCGACCCGATTGGATTCGACCCGGCCCGGAGCAAGATCCACTCCAGCCTCTATAAGTCCCTCCGCACCAACCTCCCCCGAGAGTGCATGGGCTTCCGGTGCTACCCGTTCGTCGCCAAAGACGACCCGGACAGAGACCCGAGACGGTACCCGGGTCACCAAGAGGTTCTGTGGTATCTGCAGGACTTCACGCGCGAGTTCAGGATTGATGAGTTGGTGAGGTTCGAAACGGAGGTAGTGCGCGTGAGattggtggaggaggaggaggagaaatggaaaataaaatcaaaacagaGGTCAGGCAAAGATGAAACGGAGATATTCGATGCCGTTGTAATATGCAACGGCCACTACACCGAGCCTCGTGTGGCTCAAATTGCCG GAATAAATGAGTGGCCTGGGAAGCAAATGCATAGCCACAATTATCGTGTTCCAGAGCCTTTTCGAGATCAG GTTGTAGTCTTGATAGGGAGTTCAGCAAGTGCTGTTGACATTTCTCGGGACATAGCAGGAGTTGCCAAAGAAGTCCATGTAGCAGCTAGAAGTGTTGAAGATGAAAAATCTGGCGACCAGTCTGGCTATGATAATATGTGGCTTCATCCCATG ATAGAAAGTGTGCATAAAGACGGAACTGTGTTTTTCCAAGATGGGAGCTTTGTCCATGCTGACATCATTCTACACTGCACAGG GTACAAGtatcattttccttttcttgaaaCAAATGGCATTGTGAATGTGGATGACAACCGTGTGGGGCCACTGTACAAGCATGTTTTCCCACCAGCCCTGGCCCCATGCCTTTCATTTGTTGGGTTACCATGGAAG GTTGTTCCTTTCCCTATGTTTGAACTCCAGAGCAAGTGGATAGCTGGTGTTTTGTCTAACCGATTTGCACTTCCAACACAAGAGAAGATGATGGAAGATGTTGAAGCTTTCTACTCATCACTTGAAGCTTCTGGCATGCCTAAGCGATATACTCATAACATGGGTAGTAGTCAG TTTGAGTACAACAATTGGCTTGCAGCTCAGTGTGGATGTCCTGCAATTGAAGATTGGAGAGTGCAAATGTACAATACCAGTAGCAAGAACAGACGTGCTCAACCAGAGTCTTATCGTGATGATTGGGAAGACCATCACTTGGTTTTGCAAGCTTGCGAGGACTTCATGAAGTACACCACACATAAAATTAGTGACAGGAGTGCTTCTTAG
- the LOC115972371 gene encoding flavin-containing monooxygenase FMO GS-OX-like 3 isoform X2 produces MPTTTIQMQCHLPIPQPPAPHPLTSRHVAVIGAGAAGLVTAIELRREGHSVVVFERGDQVGGTWVYTPKIESDPIGFDPARSKIHSSLYKSLRTNLPRECMGFRCYPFVAKDDPDRDPRRYPGHQEVLWYLQDFTREFRIDELVRFETEVVRVRLVEEEEEKWKIKSKQRSGKDETEIFDAVVICNGHYTEPRVAQIAGINEWPGKQMHSHNYRVPEPFRDQVVVLIGSSASAVDISRDIAGVAKEVHVAARSVEDEKSGDQSGYDNMWLHPMIESVHKDGTVFFQDGSFVHADIILHCTGYKYHFPFLETNGIVNVDDNRVGPLYKHVFPPALAPCLSFVGLPWKVVPFPMFELQSKWIAGVLSNRFALPTQEKMMEDVEAFYSSLEASGMPKRYTHNMGSSQLSVDVLQLKIGECKCTIPVARTDVLNQSLIVMIGKTITWFCKLARTS; encoded by the exons ATGCCAACAACAACAATTCAAATGCAATGCCACCTCCCCATACCACAGCCACCTGCGCCCCACCCACTCACATCTCGCCACGTGGCCGTGATCGGTGCCGGCGCCGCAGGCCTAGTAACTGCCATAGAGCTCCGCCGCGAAGGCCACAGCGTGGTTGTTTTCGAACGAGGCGACCAGGTTGGCGGCACCTGGGTTTACACCCCGAAAATCGAATCCGACCCGATTGGATTCGACCCGGCCCGGAGCAAGATCCACTCCAGCCTCTATAAGTCCCTCCGCACCAACCTCCCCCGAGAGTGCATGGGCTTCCGGTGCTACCCGTTCGTCGCCAAAGACGACCCGGACAGAGACCCGAGACGGTACCCGGGTCACCAAGAGGTTCTGTGGTATCTGCAGGACTTCACGCGCGAGTTCAGGATTGATGAGTTGGTGAGGTTCGAAACGGAGGTAGTGCGCGTGAGattggtggaggaggaggaggagaaatggaaaataaaatcaaaacagaGGTCAGGCAAAGATGAAACGGAGATATTCGATGCCGTTGTAATATGCAACGGCCACTACACCGAGCCTCGTGTGGCTCAAATTGCCG GAATAAATGAGTGGCCTGGGAAGCAAATGCATAGCCACAATTATCGTGTTCCAGAGCCTTTTCGAGATCAG GTTGTAGTCTTGATAGGGAGTTCAGCAAGTGCTGTTGACATTTCTCGGGACATAGCAGGAGTTGCCAAAGAAGTCCATGTAGCAGCTAGAAGTGTTGAAGATGAAAAATCTGGCGACCAGTCTGGCTATGATAATATGTGGCTTCATCCCATG ATAGAAAGTGTGCATAAAGACGGAACTGTGTTTTTCCAAGATGGGAGCTTTGTCCATGCTGACATCATTCTACACTGCACAGG GTACAAGtatcattttccttttcttgaaaCAAATGGCATTGTGAATGTGGATGACAACCGTGTGGGGCCACTGTACAAGCATGTTTTCCCACCAGCCCTGGCCCCATGCCTTTCATTTGTTGGGTTACCATGGAAG GTTGTTCCTTTCCCTATGTTTGAACTCCAGAGCAAGTGGATAGCTGGTGTTTTGTCTAACCGATTTGCACTTCCAACACAAGAGAAGATGATGGAAGATGTTGAAGCTTTCTACTCATCACTTGAAGCTTCTGGCATGCCTAAGCGATATACTCATAACATGGGTAGTAGTCAG CTCAGTGTGGATGTCCTGCAATTGAAGATTGGAGAGTGCAAATGTACAATACCAGTAGCAAGAACAGACGTGCTCAACCAGAGTCTTATCGTGATGATTGGGAAGACCATCACTTGGTTTTGCAAGCTTGCGAGGACTTCATGA
- the LOC115972371 gene encoding flavin-containing monooxygenase FMO GS-OX-like 4 isoform X3 — MPTTTIQMQCHLPIPQPPAPHPLTSRHVAVIGAGAAGLVTAIELRREGHSVVVFERGDQVGGTWVYTPKIESDPIGFDPARSKIHSSLYKSLRTNLPRECMGFRCYPFVAKDDPDRDPRRYPGHQEVLWYLQDFTREFRIDELVRFETEVVRVRLVEEEEEKWKIKSKQRSGKDETEIFDAVVICNGHYTEPRVAQIAGINEWPGKQMHSHNYRVPEPFRDQVVVLIGSSASAVDISRDIAGVAKEVHVAARSVEDEKSGDQSGYDNMWLHPMIESVHKDGTVFFQDGSFVHADIILHCTGYKYHFPFLETNGIVNVDDNRVGPLYKHVFPPALAPCLSFVGLPWKVYPYL; from the exons ATGCCAACAACAACAATTCAAATGCAATGCCACCTCCCCATACCACAGCCACCTGCGCCCCACCCACTCACATCTCGCCACGTGGCCGTGATCGGTGCCGGCGCCGCAGGCCTAGTAACTGCCATAGAGCTCCGCCGCGAAGGCCACAGCGTGGTTGTTTTCGAACGAGGCGACCAGGTTGGCGGCACCTGGGTTTACACCCCGAAAATCGAATCCGACCCGATTGGATTCGACCCGGCCCGGAGCAAGATCCACTCCAGCCTCTATAAGTCCCTCCGCACCAACCTCCCCCGAGAGTGCATGGGCTTCCGGTGCTACCCGTTCGTCGCCAAAGACGACCCGGACAGAGACCCGAGACGGTACCCGGGTCACCAAGAGGTTCTGTGGTATCTGCAGGACTTCACGCGCGAGTTCAGGATTGATGAGTTGGTGAGGTTCGAAACGGAGGTAGTGCGCGTGAGattggtggaggaggaggaggagaaatggaaaataaaatcaaaacagaGGTCAGGCAAAGATGAAACGGAGATATTCGATGCCGTTGTAATATGCAACGGCCACTACACCGAGCCTCGTGTGGCTCAAATTGCCG GAATAAATGAGTGGCCTGGGAAGCAAATGCATAGCCACAATTATCGTGTTCCAGAGCCTTTTCGAGATCAG GTTGTAGTCTTGATAGGGAGTTCAGCAAGTGCTGTTGACATTTCTCGGGACATAGCAGGAGTTGCCAAAGAAGTCCATGTAGCAGCTAGAAGTGTTGAAGATGAAAAATCTGGCGACCAGTCTGGCTATGATAATATGTGGCTTCATCCCATG ATAGAAAGTGTGCATAAAGACGGAACTGTGTTTTTCCAAGATGGGAGCTTTGTCCATGCTGACATCATTCTACACTGCACAGG GTACAAGtatcattttccttttcttgaaaCAAATGGCATTGTGAATGTGGATGACAACCGTGTGGGGCCACTGTACAAGCATGTTTTCCCACCAGCCCTGGCCCCATGCCTTTCATTTGTTGGGTTACCATGGAAGGTTTATCCCTACTTATAA